TCACTGACATAGTTCTCTCTGGTATTTCATTCACCGAGGGCCGAGCACTCTGCGGTCGGGGCACGTTGGGACCATCAATGCTGTATGTGCGGGCAGAAAGAGGCCTCTGCTGCCCAGACATTATTGGTGGTGCTCTTCCCATTGAATGCAAATCTCTGTATGTTAAATAGTCCCCTTCAGGAACCTGAGTTCGCCTTGAAAGTCCAGTATCCCCAATATTGATAGAAGCTGTGGAAGACACACTGCTCTGCCTTTGGAGAGTGTGCCTGGTAGCCCCTGGGAGCAGTCTGTCACCCGGGGGAAGAGCCCACATATCCATGTGTCTCCCAGACATCCGCTGGTGAGTGTTATACACAGCACTGCTTCGGACATTGTTATGATTGGAGAAATTCATATTGGCAGAATGCTTCACATAGCCAGGGGTTTCTGTGCTGTCAGATCTCACCAGGCGTGAGGGAGGTAAGCTGCCCTGTTCTACttgggtgttttgtttctgaggCCACAAGGTGTCTtttgctgctgcactgctgctgtaCTGAATATTATACTGGGGAGCACAGAACTTCTGTGCACCACTTGCTGCTGACCCTCTCGTGGCATTAGCACTTTCGGGATTGTGATTTGAGTCAAACTTCAACATTGTTTTTGTAGAAGATACTAAATCAGATGATGATGACGACCCAGGAAAAACCTGCAAGGGCTGATCATAAAGAAGAGTAGCGGATTTGCTTCGGACTatgttttttccatctgcacTATCAGGTGCTGATTTTACTGCCAAATTTGGCTGCTGAGAACCGTTCTCATTGACAACATCACAGACTTTCACACCACCAGTATCCATACTGGTGACACTCTGAGGTTTCATCACAGGACCACATCTCTGTGGGGACAAATCTTCAGTGCTCCTTGAAACAGGCAGCTCAACAGAATCGCCATCAACTGCAGTGCTTCTTGTAAGTTTGTCTTTACTGGGAGACTGTACTGCTTCCTGAGGATGTCCATTTAATTTATCTATAGgatatttatttccattttccaagtgcttactttcttcttttgtgttgTTATCCAAAAAGCCCTTTACAGAAACTATTTCCTGTGTTTGTAACCTTTCTACAGGAACTGGCTCTGCCTCTTCACTAACCAGCTTATTGATATTCATGTTTATTTGGTCTAACTTGTGAGTCTCCTCTGTAGGAGTGTAGAACTCCTCTGTAGTTAGATCAACACCTTTTCCTATCAGGCCTAATCTTTCTTCGATGCTTAATTCATATTCAGACAAATTTGTAACCTTCTCttgcacaattattttttcttctactgtaATGTTCATCTCATCTCCATTTTGCAAAAGATTATTCAAATTTTCATCTTCTCgcctggaaaaaaagatagCTCTTAAAAGAAATTCCAAAAGGAACATATTCCTTTAAGAactgtttcagagaaaataaacattaacATGCAATACAGCCACACTGTGCATGGGGACAAAGGCCAATATACAGCCAGACTCACGATTCGTTATTCCATCTTTTTAATCACATATCTGCAGGTCCCATGACAATTTTTGCATAAATGTCATGTACCTATTAGGAATTCTTTTTGAGAAAGGCACCTTCTAACTAAGGCCTCAAGAAGAGTAGCAACCTCAAAGTCCATTCTTAGTAAGATTCTAAGACCGTTTTATAGTTACGTtagtaataaaattattctttgacATTACGCAAATAAATACAtagagcttttaaaaatggtgTACTGAAGTATTCTGCAGGGAGAAAAATTGTAAGGATGAAATTATTATGCCCTATTATTAAAGCAGATGGGAACCATGTCTTGTATACTAAAAACAGACtctgagctctttttttttaaacaaggagCTACTACATTATTTAACATTATTGTAAAACATCAGTATTTAAATTAATGAATGATAAATTTGTGAATTAGTGGAACAGACACATAATATGAAAGATTATGTAACATTTTCCTATTACATTTGTTCAGTGGTATACAATGTCTTACAAACCTGATCTTGGATAAAACAGCAGCATGTGTTTCTTTGTCTGGAGAACAGAGAGAAATATCTTGGCTACTATCAGTATTTAAGGAAGCAGAATCTGACATTCGAGAAGGAGAGGAACAGTTGCTGTTATTTTGATTGCTGTTGTGGGTAGCTTCATCTGATAAGGAATCAGCATCTTTTGAatcatctgaaataaaaatttgccAATTTAGCTCCAAAGACATCTGTTTAATGGTCATTTAATGTATgtatgtgtcctggtttgggccaggataaaggtaattttctatcttgtacttttgctttcagctaagtctcttgtaaggagctgcacttgctgaaattaacagcaaatttctcagacagtgtctgcttctaggactggtaacactcgatgtttatagttactgctagagactggtatgcagagccaaggacagctctgaggaacattttgccctccagaaggagtgaAGATGTCACATCTGAAGCCCTCCTTTGGGCAGGAACGGACAAGACAGACGTCCAAAATTGACcaacagagtattccatcccatacacgtcatactcggtataaatttgagggatcatgatggtcaaaccccttcctgcttccccttcttaatctgtccctgtttgcttcagcatcccaGGAGCATCCTGTCTGcccatctgcctgtggtcctggtccctgccagcctgaatctgtgtgttcctgcctccagctcccgactgctgctgaccccaggagtccagcctggactttcccagggttgccctgcagccttggtggtgatgtgagagttattgggggagcggggggaggaacgtggtatcaattttcctgtatacttgtatatatttagtaatattctcctgtttatcattactgtttcattaaagctgtgtagtttagtttccaacccataagcctctctctcttattctctctctgttctttatcaggaaggagagggggattaatagagaggatctgttactcggtttaattgccgggccagtgttaaactgtgacagtcTGTTACAGTACTTAGAAACTGTCCCTTGTTCCTCAGTAATTCTTACTACTGGGAAGTAAAATGTAAGCTAGCACTTTTGCAAACTTCATTCAAACTCACAAATACCTGTTGGCACGAgttgctatttttaaatatttgtctcAATGTAAACAGCCCTCATCTGTTAATGACATTTAACTTGCTGCTTTATTCCAGGCTTCCTTGGCATAAACTAGTGCTACATTAAGTCACATTTCCCAGAAAAGCCATCAAATCGTGTTTCTGTTTTCGCAATTATTTCAGAGTTTTGAATTACATGAGTCTACTAGCCCCTGTGAAAATGAAGCACACAGCTTCACATGtggtttattttgaaatgtgtaaAAAATTCCTGATTTTGAACATTAAATCATTGCTAAATTGCTATTGATTAGACCAAGAACTCTGGAAAGACCTACATCACTGGATTAGATCTTTATAGGttcataaatgtaaaaaaaaaacaaaacaggaaagaaaaatgttctgcagaGGTGGAGTCTGATGCATTCCCATGCTTTGTAGatcacttagaatcatagaatcatagaattggctgggttggaagggacctcagagaacatcaagtccaacccatgatccactactgctgcggttaccagaccatggcactgagtgccacatccagtctctttttaaatatctccagggacagagaattcactacttccctgggcagcccatcccaatgcctgatcaccctctcggtaaagaaattctttctaatatccaacctaaacctcccctggcacaacttgagaccgtgccctcttttcttgctgagagttgcctgggaagagaccaacccccacctggctacaacctcctttcaggtagttgtagagagttaGGAAAGCATTCTGAGAGTAATTTATACCTATGGACATTTACTCACGTACAATGTATGCATACTTACATACAAcatgcatataaaaataatttctctgtggGACCTCAATTGAGCTATGATTTTGATATAAGTGTAcaaacaaatgcatttaaatttttgCTTCAAGACATAGTCCCAGGTGCCATAAGCAAAAACTTTGTGAAACTAATGTCTGTCTCCAGAGACAAGAAAGATATTTTGACTTACTACTTCAGTCAGGCAAAAAACCCTGAAGACTGCATTTAGAAACATTAGTCTGTTCCCCTGCATGTGATCCTCAGCAGACTCTTCCTGCTACCTCCATATgatttttctccatctgcaCCAGTTCTCACCCTTTGATACCTAATGGTCAAAAAACCTTTTGTCCTGGAAGGTACTGGAGTAGGTACCatacaaagcaaaatacaatTTGCTCTCCcacttttaaattatgttttctctGAATTCCTTACTGTTAAGGAAATGGTTACCCAGACCAAAATTATCTTTCAGAGAATAAAGAATTAAGGTACTAAAAACAATGTTGTGAAGTTTTGTGTTGGATGAAAGAGTGAatataaaaggattttttgtctggagaaagaaaagttgtGAGAGAAGCCTATTCTTAGACCTTAGGAAGAGACTACAGCTTATTCTGAGAAATATAAACAAGTGATATTGCTGCCTATAGGTGCACTAATTACAAAAtctgagggaggggggaaatatGGAAAATTTCCAAGGTAAATACCACTCTCTGCTATCCTTTTTTTCAAGGTATCAAATGTCTTCAAGATAGCAGtccccccaaacacacacatctcctttccccctctgctTTTAAACTGATGATAACCAAAAACCAGGGTGTGAATATGGCTGTCTCTACCACACACTCAAATATAAGAGATTGCagacttttttcctgctttctttgcttAACTAGAGACTCCatcttctgtcttttaaaatatagaacTTAAATCTACTTTTACATAATTTATTGGGAAAAACTAGCCACTTTGGGTCGAGAAATTATCAAAATCACACAGCACTTCCAATGCTTTTTGTTGTATCTAACCTTTTTTGTTATTGCTAAGAGCTACCACTTTGGGCTGGTTTATGGAGGTTTCAATCAGCGGTGGTCGCATTTCTGccattttcatctcttcatcAGAGGAGAGCTCTTCGGACTCCTGctaaaggaaaaacagttttatgCTGTGCTTTTTGAATAATTCCTTAAAGGTTATGTAAATGGGATCTAAACTGTAAACCACTGAAtaacacaggcaaaaaaaataaggaagcaACTTAACATAGGCATAACATGACAACTGTGTAGTGCATTTGTAAAGCAAGTCAACTGAATTTAGCAATACTTGCCACTGAGTTACCTTTAAGCAGTAACTCATGCGTACTTGCATTGCCACTACAAACAAATGCCACGGGAATGGCAATCAAACCTGTAACTTCAGCTGCAAAGCTCTACACAGAGCAAACAGATGCTGCCACTGTTCCAACACTGGAGAGAACCTCCAGATGAATTCAAGTCAGAAAGTTACCACTGAACCAGCAAAAACCCCAGACTGACTAGGTCTGTATTGGTTTTGCAGAGAAAAGCTCAAACTGAAACGGCTACAGCAGCATTTCCAAGACATGGAGGGTAATGCTGTGAGAAAAGCTGAATGAGTTTGGCTTGCCtactctaggaaaaaaatagcaagtgTAGATTTGGTTTATACCTTCACATGTACATTGAGGGGCAAATTAcaaaaggaggagaagctgTTTGACTTCAAGAACAATGGCAGAGGAGTAGACTGATGTTGAATACTTTCAAGCAAGAAATGGCTAATTCCTAACCATAAAACTGACAAAAGACCCATGTAAATATACAATCATAGCAAAAAATCAAAGCATCAAACCCCACCAAATTTAAATTTAGTACTTCAAAGCACGTTCTTATAACTATTCTCAAAATATACTCTGATTAGATAAGGTGGCGTTTTTCCCTGACCATGCTCTTATGCAAGAGATTAACTCTCAAAACTTCTGCAAAGCAGTCAAGGAACTGATTCAGTATAATACTGCAAGCCTATATTCCTATCATCTTCAGAAAACGGTTGCTTCCAGTAAGAGGCAatctctttgaaagaaaaaaataccttccaTTCCTAAAGAGGAAATATCTTCCTAGTAAACATGCTTCCTTTTGCAAATGCTATAAAATCCATGTTGCAGATTGCAAAAGTAGACTTGCCATTGTTAGCTTTTTCTTGCAAGTTTCAGAACATTTAATGTGTGGAACCTACTGGGGCACTACCATTCCTGTGTTACTAACTATCTGTCCAGTTCTTTGGGCTGCAGCAAGAACAAATCTGTACAAGACACACCAAACAAGCTAGAACAGTCttcaatacaaataaaaaaaagaaacacatctgcttttctctgcagttgGAACAGACAGCCTTTTCAATGCCGATCCCACTCTGCCTTTCCTATTGCAAGAAAATACAAGTGTAATCAATGTTGAGGCAAAAATGTATGTGAATGTAAAATTTAGGTATCTGGACTCAACTTCAACAATGACCAGCAGGTTACCTGATGGAAGTAAGGAATTAACTGTCCATGACTGACTACCCACTACTGCCTCATTTACTTACTGGTATACAGTTGGGTACAAAGAATTGCTGTCACTCTTGTTAGACAACtaatattattttctgaaatcatGTCTTTAAACTAACGAAAAACatcaaaaccagtattttcaGAATGTATGTAGAAGGAAGATCATGCTAGTGGGGAAATAGCCAGCAAAAGCCACAACTTCTTGTCACAAATTGTCTTCAGCAAAAGAATGATACATACATGTTCCATTGCTTACACGAGACAGACAAAATCAATCTCCTTGtgaaactatgaaaaaaagcatttgtcataagactgaaacattttaaataaatgcatacaTGGTGTTTGTCAGAGAGACGTACAAAGAGTTTAAAATCTTTGATGCTTTGTAAGAGGTAAATGCAATCCAAGACTTATTTGCAACAGCTTACTAGTAAGTTCAGAGGAATATGTATTGAAATATTTGAGCATGGTTACTGGCTGCCACTAATCAAGTATTTTGTCACTTCAGtggcaattaaaataaattatttaatgaaGAACTGACAATCAAGCAAAACCTGGAAAATTCTATCTAAATTTgatctggcattttttttctactgtcaAGATAAATTTTCATCTCTCAGAGTAAGAAATTCAGTACACGACCAGCACAATTCTTTGACTGCTATAATGTTTATCACAATGCTGTACCTCGAGCATGTCTTCATGGTTGACAACTGTTTTTGCATTCTGCAAGGTTTTAACAAGCGcagtcatctgtgaatttgtgTTGCTGTGCTCAGCTTCTGGTTCAGTAGGCTTCTGCACAGAGCTTCCTGCTGAATATTGCTTTCTCtcatctgctttgttttttattgcaGCAGTTTCTGCAGTCTACAGGATTAAGAACATTAGCAGAGAAAACATCCTGAAAGGTTTTCACTAACAAATGATATTTAGAGTTACCGTTACACATTTTGAGAAACTACGGAATGGAAAACTTAAGCTTTGAAATTACAAAGTACGAAATGCACCACGAATGCAGAGAAATCTCTACATATAATGGAGGAACCGTACCCTCTGTTAATTGGCTGGACTCTCCAACATTACTGGAGTAAACTTTTATCACTACATTtccagttaaataaaaaaagaggcagaaaaatatcTACAATGAGACACATCAGCCCCAAAAAGTAAATTTATCATCTGTCATCCTACATTAACTGGTTAGAGACTGCTGACTCATGCGTCAACTTgttaaaactgcttttccaATTTATCATGTAAAACTTCCAGCTATAAGGGCAGAAGTAAGATCCTCTGAGATTATCCTGAATTTCATTGTGAAGTCTGGCAGACAAAACCCATTCAGAAGATTACAAAGATGCCATCCCTCAAAAAAACTAAGTAAGTCAGCTTCTTAACATATCCACAGTTTGTATTTGCCTAAGAATCAAGtcactttctttcttcttaatgtcAGAGGAAAATGGCTACTTTAAACCAGACATTTACTAAAGGCTTCCTTAGAAAGGGAAGAGGTAATTTTTGTTCTTAGATTAgacaatttttcttcctaaagcagtagtgaggagggagaagggaataATTAAAAGGAATCAGTAAAGCTAGATCTTTGGAAGTTCTTCCAAAGCCAGAAGATACTATTATTTCTAACCTTTACCCCCACATCTTTTACAGAAACCGTCTGTCCTTCTCGTTTTGGTTCCTTGGCAATATCTTCAGTTGATTCTTCATCCTTTAGCCTATGTACAATTGTCTGGACTGTTTTGACCATATTCTTCAGTTCATCAGGATATGGAGTTGGGTATCTCTTCAGGTTGCCTTCCTGTATAACAAAAAGCAATGATATTCTCCATGTAATTAAATACTGTGATTAAAACATCAGCTTTAAAACACATAATTAGTTAGGATCAATCAGTGAACAATCTAGGATCTCCACCACTTTACTGTTTGAGTCTACTTGGACTGATGCAAAGAGTCAGCAAGACTACAAATCgctttccctcctgccctcaAATGTGTCCATTGATTGTAAGCAGGAAAAATTATGATAATGAGAATTcactgagagaaaaatcaggATTAATAATTTTCCCCATTATCCTTCTCCCTGGTACTACCAGTCCATGTAGTCTCCTAAGTAAGCTACATCACCTGACATTAACTGAACGTTTTTCCCTTGTGCTCCACTTCAAATgatttgacaaaaaaaacctccaaacccCCTCAAAATTCATGATGTTTCATCCTGTTAGATATTCTTAACTGGTAAATGAAAACTTGATTTCTTCAGCAGAACAAAATCTACAGCCCAAGTAAGGAAAAGCATATGATTCACAGGTGGGAATAAGTGGGAGGGAAACACCAAGTAGTCAAAACCAATTCAATACTGACCCGAGGCGGTGCCTCTCTCTCATCTTTGTCTTCATCACACTCAAACGCCACCTGAGCACGCTGCTTCCGTTGTTCCTCCCACAAAGATGGATTGAAACTTTCGTTATCAGATATGAacattactaaaaaaaaaaaaaaaaaaaaaaaaaaaaaagagcaaatc
The DNA window shown above is from Calypte anna isolate BGI_N300 chromosome Z, bCalAnn1_v1.p, whole genome shotgun sequence and carries:
- the ERBIN gene encoding erbin isoform X7; the protein is MTTKRNLFVRLVPCRCLRGEEETVTTLDYSHCSLEQVPKEIFTFEKTLEELYLDANQIEELPKQLFNCQSLHKLSLPDNDLTTLPASIANLINLRELDVSKNGIQEFPENIKNCKVLTVVEASVNPISKLPDGFSQLLNLTQLYLNDAFLEFLPANFGRLTKLQILELRENQLKILPKTMSRLTQLERLDLGSNEFTEVPEVLEQLSGLKEFWMDGNRLTLIPGFMGTLKQLTYLDVSKNNIEIVEEGISGCESLQDLLLSSNSLQQLPESIGSLKKVTTLKIDENQLIYLPDSIGGLISVEELDCSFNEIETLPSSIGQLSNIRTFAADHNFLTQLPSEIGNWKHVTVLFLHSNKLEFLPEEMGDMQKLKVINLSDNRLKNLPFTFTKLQQLTAMWLSDNQSKPLIPLQKEADPDTQKTVLTNYMFPQQPRTEDVMFISDNESFNPSLWEEQRKQRAQVAFECDEDKDEREAPPREGNLKRYPTPYPDELKNMVKTVQTIVHRLKDEESTEDIAKEPKREGQTVSVKDVGVKTAETAAIKNKADERKQYSAGSSVQKPTEPEAEHSNTNSQMTALVKTLQNAKTVVNHEDMLEQESEELSSDEEMKMAEMRPPLIETSINQPKVVALSNNKKDDSKDADSLSDEATHNSNQNNSNCSSPSRMSDSASLNTDSSQDISLCSPDKETHAAVLSKIRREDENLNNLLQNGDEMNITVEEKIIVQEKVTNLSEYELSIEERLGLIGKGVDLTTEEFYTPTEETHKLDQINMNINKLVSEEAEPVPVERLQTQEIVSVKGFLDNNTKEESKHLENGNKYPIDKLNGHPQEAVQSPSKDKLTRSTAVDGDSVELPVSRSTEDLSPQRCGPVMKPQSVTSMDTGGVKVCDVVNENGSQQPNLAVKSAPDSADGKNIVRSKSATLLYDQPLQVFPGSSSSSDLVSSTKTMLKFDSNHNPESANATRGSAASGAQKFCAPQYNIQYSSSAAAKDTLWPQKQNTQVEQGSLPPSRLVRSDSTETPGYVKHSANMNFSNHNNVRSSAVYNTHQRMSGRHMDMWALPPGDRLLPGATRHTLQRQSSVSSTASINIGDTGLSRRTQVPEGDYLTYRDLHSMGRAPPIMSGQQRPLSARTYSIDGPNVPRPQSARPSVNEIPERTMSVSDFNYSRTSPSKRSNPRVNSEHSLLEPPGKSKVPHDWREQVLRHIEAKKLEKSMLSRSFNSNYAAVSSFHYGSSRDLHGSQGSVALSVADGRGSGVHIVRHPQASNPGDQCQDEVFISGQQNYSSATLSLKDIPPDSMKKIAVQIRVRIDKDPELGFSISGGVGGRGNPFRPEDDGIFVTRVQPEGPASKLLQPGDKIIQANGYSFINIDHGQAVSLLKTFQNAVELIIIYVSQEDSTKNCLAVVELWK
- the ERBIN gene encoding erbin isoform X6 — translated: MTTKRNLFVRLVPCRCLRGEEETVTTLDYSHCSLEQVPKEIFTFEKTLEELYLDANQIEELPKQLFNCQSLHKLSLPDNDLTTLPASIANLINLRELDVSKNGIQEFPENIKNCKVLTVVEASVNPISKLPDGFSQLLNLTQLYLNDAFLEFLPANFGRLTKLQILELRENQLKILPKTMSRLTQLERLDLGSNEFTEVPEVLEQLSGLKEFWMDGNRLTLIPGFMGTLKQLTYLDVSKNNIEIVEEGISGCESLQDLLLSSNSLQQLPESIGSLKKVTTLKIDENQLIYLPDSIGGLISVEELDCSFNEIETLPSSIGQLSNIRTFAADHNFLTQLPSEIGNWKHVTVLFLHSNKLEFLPEEMGDMQKLKVINLSDNRLKNLPFTFTKLQQLTAMWLSDNQSKPLIPLQKEADPDTQKTVLTNYMFPQQPRTEDVMFISDNESFNPSLWEEQRKQRAQVAFECDEDKDEREAPPREGNLKRYPTPYPDELKNMVKTVQTIVHRLKDEESTEDIAKEPKREGQTVSVKDVGVKTAETAAIKNKADERKQYSAGSSVQKPTEPEAEHSNTNSQMTALVKTLQNAKTVVNHEDMLEESEELSSDEEMKMAEMRPPLIETSINQPKVVALSNNKKDDSKDADSLSDEATHNSNQNNSNCSSPSRMSDSASLNTDSSQDISLCSPDKETHAAVLSKIRREDENLNNLLQNGDEMNITVEEKIIVQEKVTNLSEYELSIEERLGLIGKGVDLTTEEFYTPTEETHKLDQINMNINKLVSEEAEPVPVERLQTQEIVSVKGFLDNNTKEESKHLENGNKYPIDKLNGHPQEAVQSPSKDKLTRSTAVDGDSVELPVSRSTEDLSPQRCGPVMKPQSVTSMDTGGVKVCDVVNENGSQQPNLAVKSAPDSADGKNIVRSKSATLLYDQPLQVFPGSSSSSDLVSSTKTMLKFDSNHNPESANATRGSAASGAQKFCAPQYNIQYSSSAAAKDTLWPQKQNTQVEQGSLPPSRLVRSDSTETPGYVKHSANMNFSNHNNVRSSAVYNTHQRMSGRHMDMWALPPGDRLLPGATRHTLQRQSSVSSTASINIGDTGLSRRTQVPEGDYLTYRDLHSMGRAPPIMSGQQRPLSARTYSIDGPNVPRPQSARPSVNEIPERTMSVSDFNYSRTSPSKRSNPRVNSEHSLLEPPGKSKVPHDWREQVLRHIEAKKLEKHPQASNPGDQCQDEVFISGQQNYSSATLSLKDIPPDSMKKIAVQIPLTNGQMCQPQRPQANYSQVHHLPPQSSVARHPSREQLIDYLMLKVAHQPPYAQSQCSPRQSHELAKQEIRVRIDKDPELGFSISGGVGGRGNPFRPEDDGIFVTRVQPEGPASKLLQPGDKIIQANGYSFINIDHGQAVSLLKTFQNAVELIIIYVSQEDSTKNCLAVVELWK
- the ERBIN gene encoding erbin isoform X9, which codes for MTTKRNLFVRLVPCRCLRGEEETVTTLDYSHCSLEQVPKEIFTFEKTLEELYLDANQIEELPKQLFNCQSLHKLSLPDNDLTTLPASIANLINLRELDVSKNGIQEFPENIKNCKVLTVVEASVNPISKLPDGFSQLLNLTQLYLNDAFLEFLPANFGRLTKLQILELRENQLKILPKTMSRLTQLERLDLGSNEFTEVPEVLEQLSGLKEFWMDGNRLTLIPGFMGTLKQLTYLDVSKNNIEIVEEGISGCESLQDLLLSSNSLQQLPESIGSLKKVTTLKIDENQLIYLPDSIGGLISVEELDCSFNEIETLPSSIGQLSNIRTFAADHNFLTQLPSEIGNWKHVTVLFLHSNKLEFLPEEMGDMQKLKVINLSDNRLKNLPFTFTKLQQLTAMWLSDNQSKPLIPLQKEADPDTQKTVLTNYMFPQQPRTEDVMFISDNESFNPSLWEEQRKQRAQVAFECDEDKDEREAPPREGNLKRYPTPYPDELKNMVKTVQTIVHRLKDEESTEDIAKEPKREGQTVSVKDVGVKTAETAAIKNKADERKQYSAGSSVQKPTEPEAEHSNTNSQMTALVKTLQNAKTVVNHEDMLEESEELSSDEEMKMAEMRPPLIETSINQPKVVALSNNKKDDSKDADSLSDEATHNSNQNNSNCSSPSRMSDSASLNTDSSQDISLCSPDKETHAAVLSKIRREDENLNNLLQNGDEMNITVEEKIIVQEKVTNLSEYELSIEERLGLIGKGVDLTTEEFYTPTEETHKLDQINMNINKLVSEEAEPVPVERLQTQEIVSVKGFLDNNTKEESKHLENGNKYPIDKLNGHPQEAVQSPSKDKLTRSTAVDGDSVELPVSRSTEDLSPQRCGPVMKPQSVTSMDTGGVKVCDVVNENGSQQPNLAVKSAPDSADGKNIVRSKSATLLYDQPLQVFPGSSSSSDLVSSTKTMLKFDSNHNPESANATRGSAASGAQKFCAPQYNIQYSSSAAAKDTLWPQKQNTQVEQGSLPPSRLVRSDSTETPGYVKHSANMNFSNHNNVRSSAVYNTHQRMSGRHMDMWALPPGDRLLPGATRHTLQRQSSVSSTASINIGDTGLSRRTQVPEGDYLTYRDLHSMGRAPPIMSGQQRPLSARTYSIDGPNVPRPQSARPSVNEIPERTMSVSDFNYSRTSPSKRSNPRVNSEHSLLEPPGKSKVPHDWREQVLRHIEAKKLEKHPQASNPGDQCQDEVFISGQQNYSSATLSLKDIPPDSMKKIAVQIPLTNGQMCQPQRPQANYSQVHHLPPQSSVARHPSREQLIDYLMLKVAHQPPYAQSQCSPRQSHELAKQEIRVRIDKDPELGFSISGGVGGRGNPFRPEDDGIFVTRVQPEGPASKLLQPGDKIIQANGYSFINIDHGQAVSLLKTFQNAVELIIVREVSS
- the ERBIN gene encoding erbin isoform X5 codes for the protein MTTKRNLFVRLVPCRCLRGEEETVTTLDYSHCSLEQVPKEIFTFEKTLEELYLDANQIEELPKQLFNCQSLHKLSLPDNDLTTLPASIANLINLRELDVSKNGIQEFPENIKNCKVLTVVEASVNPISKLPDGFSQLLNLTQLYLNDAFLEFLPANFGRLTKLQILELRENQLKILPKTMSRLTQLERLDLGSNEFTEVPEVLEQLSGLKEFWMDGNRLTLIPGFMGTLKQLTYLDVSKNNIEIVEEGISGCESLQDLLLSSNSLQQLPESIGSLKKVTTLKIDENQLIYLPDSIGGLISVEELDCSFNEIETLPSSIGQLSNIRTFAADHNFLTQLPSEIGNWKHVTVLFLHSNKLEFLPEEMGDMQKLKVINLSDNRLKNLPFTFTKLQQLTAMWLSDNQSKPLIPLQKEADPDTQKTVLTNYMFPQQPRTEDVMFISDNESFNPSLWEEQRKQRAQVAFECDEDKDEREAPPREGNLKRYPTPYPDELKNMVKTVQTIVHRLKDEESTEDIAKEPKREGQTVSVKDVGVKTAETAAIKNKADERKQYSAGSSVQKPTEPEAEHSNTNSQMTALVKTLQNAKTVVNHEDMLEQESEELSSDEEMKMAEMRPPLIETSINQPKVVALSNNKKDDSKDADSLSDEATHNSNQNNSNCSSPSRMSDSASLNTDSSQDISLCSPDKETHAAVLSKIRREDENLNNLLQNGDEMNITVEEKIIVQEKVTNLSEYELSIEERLGLIGKGVDLTTEEFYTPTEETHKLDQINMNINKLVSEEAEPVPVERLQTQEIVSVKGFLDNNTKEESKHLENGNKYPIDKLNGHPQEAVQSPSKDKLTRSTAVDGDSVELPVSRSTEDLSPQRCGPVMKPQSVTSMDTGGVKVCDVVNENGSQQPNLAVKSAPDSADGKNIVRSKSATLLYDQPLQVFPGSSSSSDLVSSTKTMLKFDSNHNPESANATRGSAASGAQKFCAPQYNIQYSSSAAAKDTLWPQKQNTQVEQGSLPPSRLVRSDSTETPGYVKHSANMNFSNHNNVRSSAVYNTHQRMSGRHMDMWALPPGDRLLPGATRHTLQRQSSVSSTASINIGDTGLSRRTQVPEGDYLTYRDLHSMGRAPPIMSGQQRPLSARTYSIDGPNVPRPQSARPSVNEIPERTMSVSDFNYSRTSPSKRSNPRVNSEHSLLEPPGKSKVPHDWREQVLRHIEAKKLEKHPQASNPGDQCQDEVFISGQQNYSSATLSLKDIPPDSMKKIAVQIPLTNGQMCQPQRPQANYSQVHHLPPQSSVARHPSREQLIDYLMLKVAHQPPYAQSQCSPRQSHELAKQEIRVRIDKDPELGFSISGGVGGRGNPFRPEDDGIFVTRVQPEGPASKLLQPGDKIIQANGYSFINIDHGQAVSLLKTFQNAVELIIIYVSQEDSTKNCLAVVELWK